One Setaria italica strain Yugu1 chromosome II, Setaria_italica_v2.0, whole genome shotgun sequence DNA segment encodes these proteins:
- the LOC101763331 gene encoding pentatricopeptide repeat-containing protein At3g62890, with amino-acid sequence MQFETPPPAGRRAPTFQANPAADARQLLGSLLPPRPALRHVLQAHARLAVLGLATARALPQLLAALPRLPPGGAGASYSYPLSLYRSSSSASAFASNHLLRVLPHPLPLRLFPRLPRRNPHSFTFLLASLSNHLDVDPTAGSSASRFLGSHVHALALKAGAAGDLYARNALVHFYGVCGDVAAMRRVFDELPLVRDVVTWNAVLAGYVRAGMMADARELFDGMVVRDEVSWSTVVGGYVKEGGLEVALGVFRNMVVQGVKPNEAAIVTALSAAAQMGLLEQGRFVHEVVQRAGMPVSVNVGAALVDMYSKCGNIATAREVFDAMPRRDVFAWNSMICGLAAHGLGHDAVELFEKFVAEGFCPTSITFVGVLNACSRTGLVDKGRWYFRLMSDKYGIESEMEHYGCMVDLLSRAGLVEEAIELIEGMRIAPDPVLWGTILSACKRHGLVDLGITVGNKLIELDPAHDGHYVLLASIYASAKKWDEVRRVRKLMSSRGTTKSAGWSLMEAHGIVHRFLVGDMDHKDSVHIYNMLGMIDRRLAEAGYVPDVSSVLHDIGHEEKVHAIKVHSERLAIAYGFIVVEAGSPIRIVKNLSVCGDCHEFSKMVTKVFSREIIVRDGSRFHHMKDGKCSCHDYW; translated from the coding sequence ATGCAGTTCgaaacgccgccgccggccggtcgaCGCGCCCCCACGTTCCAGGCCaaccccgccgccgacgcgagGCAGCTCCTCGGCTCACTCCTGCCGCCGCGCCCCGCACTCCGCCACGTCCTGCAGGCGCACGCCCGCCTCGCCGTCCTCGGGCTCGCCACCGCGCGCGCCCTCCCGCAGCTCCTCGCCGCGCTTCCGCGCCTcccgcccggcggcgccggcgcctcctACTCCTACCCGCTCTCCCTCTACCGTAGCTccagctccgcctccgccttcgcGTCCAACCACCTCCTCCGCGTGCTCCCGCACCCGCTCCCGCTCCGCCTCTTCCCGCGCCTCCCGCGCCGCAACCCACACTCCTTCACCTTCCTCCTCGCCTCGCTCTCCAACCACCTCGACGTCGACCCCACCGCCGGTTCATCCGCCTCCCGCTTCCTGGGCTCCCACGTGCACGCGCTGGCCTTGAAGGCTGGCGCCGCGGGCGACCTCTACGCGCGGAACGCGCTGGTCCACTTCTACGGCGTCTGCGGCGACGTGGCGGCGATGCGGAGGGTGTTCGACGAGCTGCCGCTCGTGCGGGACGTGGTGACGTGGAATGCCGTCCTCGCTGGTTACGTGCGAGCAGGCATGATGGCGGATGCACGGGAGCTGTTCGACGGAATGGTGGTTAGGGATGAGGTTTCTTGGAGCACGGTGGTGGGTGGGTATGTCAAGGAAGGGGGGCTGGAGGTGGCGCTGGGAGTGTTCAGGAACATGGTGGTGCAGGGGGTGAAGCCGAACGAGGCAGCTATAGTAACAGCATTGTCGGCAGCTGCACAGATGGGGCTGCTTGAGCAGGGGAGGTTTGTGCATGAGGTGGTCCAGAGAGCAGGCATGCCAGTGAGTGTGAATGTTGGCGCTGCACTGGTGGATATGTATTCCAAGTGCGGAAACATAGCAACAGCGAGGGAAGTTTTTGATGCCATGCCAAGGAGGGATGTATTTGCTTGGAACTCCATGATCTGCGGACTTGCTGCCCATGGATTGGGGCATGATGCGGTGGAGCTCTTTGAGAAGTTTGTCGCTGAGGGTTTTTGCCCAACAAGCATCACATTTGTGGGGGTGCTGAATGCCTGCAGCCGCACTGGCCTTGTTGACAAAGGACGGTGGTATTTCAGGCTGATGTCAGACAAATATGGCATTGAGTCAGAGATGGAGCATTATGGATGCATGGTTGATCTTCTGAGCCGTGCTGGTCTTGTTGAAGAGGCCATTGAATTGATCGAAGGGATGCGCATTGCACCTGACCCAGTTCTCTGGGGAACAATACTGTCAGCCTGCAAGAGACATGGACTTGTGGATTTGGGCATAACTGTCGGTAATAAGCTAATTGAACTTGATCCTGCTCATGATGGACACTATGTCCTCCTTGCAAGTATATATGCGTCAGCAAAGAAATGGGATGAAGTCAGGAGAGTCAGAAAATTAATGTCTAGTCGTGGCACCACCAAGTCAGCTGGCTGGAGCTTGATGGAGGCACATGGAATAGTGCACAGGTTTCTAGTAGGGGACATGGATCACAAGGATTCTGTACATATATATAACATGCTTGGCATGATTGACAGAAGGTTGGCTGAGGCAGGGTATGTACCAGATGTGTCATCAGTGTTGCATGATATCGGGCATGAAGAGAAGGTTCATGCCATTAAGGTGCACAGCGAGCGGCTCGCAATTGCTTACGGGTTCATTGTTGTTGAAGCTGGCAGCCCAATCCGTATTGTCAAGAACCTTAGTGTGTGTGGTGATTGTCACGAGTTCAGCAAGATGGTGACAAAGGTTTTTAGCAGGGAAATTATTGTGAGGGATGGTAGTAGGTTTCATCATATGAAAGATGGGAAGTGTTCTTGCCATGATTATTGGTGA
- the LOC101755469 gene encoding small RNA 2'-O-methyltransferase — translation MPAAAPTPKAVLHQRFGAKVRYTVEEVKEAVGGCPGLAPQTRSVYRCALELPGLSVATPGTFVRKKDAEQAAAQIALDKLGIQPIANIPSTPEEAWNELITRISGFFIDENFLSSTHPLVGHLSVTLRRTGDLIGRVPLSAIAACDVKVNTLCKVIDPKAEFDPLLILSLVYNAAKQSPGVSVSDSNFWIQSQKPYSPEAVDLALKRWSGTSDPVEVEAILVPCVLEDELKIVRINLRDNEHYMSYVAEKLTASDSSHVLVSRTIGKASSEIRLYFAAPDVHFVSDLSKNVLACHGDGDINCQVNKRASYISGQTIYGDALLANIGYTRRDSELHTEDVNLCTYYRILLGKLPDGNCKMSRDAILAAELPSVYSRFSWKGLSPRDLLCSFCRNQRLSEPLFAVSRVSCDMLTSAVSSEERGAPAKSVENQFNDVRTDKENSDSFKCEVKICSRKQEILLEYSASDTWSKESDAIQNSALKVLIWFNNYFKQINTKRDKLYLSECTDGFKIHPNIFLQEFVMCLSVYGNTGCNDSGMCSAVGPFSMDTLKKHFESTTTLTHIEGPDSGVFPSHGSLTCISYTASLVMKDKAKKYLLESHNEFEFEIGTGAVGNQLESCVTQLSVNQSACFVAELPPRDLILAAASEFSHDLSNVSRESCFLEFSVKVLQVTEPLEDRMEKALFSPPLSKQRVEFAVQHINELHATTLVDFGCGSGSLLDSLLEHPTTLEKLVGVDISRKGLTRAAKSLHQKLSKKLLVQTTVPIAVLYDGSITDYDSRLYGFDIGTCLEVIEHMEEDQASLFGNVVLSSFRPTVLIVSTPNYEYNPILQRSAMPNKDDEADENAGPCKFRNHDHKFEWTRAQFQCWATDLAVKHNYSVEFCGVGGSGEEPGYASQIAVFRRMARDLETMCLNTDQDQPYELLWEWPNASIPV, via the exons atgccggcggcggcgccgacgcccAAGGCGGTGCTCCACCAGCGGTTCGGCGCCAAGGTGCGGTATACGGTCGAGGAGGTGAAGGAGGCCGTGGGCGGCTGCCCGGGCCTCGCGCCGCAGACCCGGAGCGTCTACCGGTGCGCGCTCGAGCTCCCGGGCCTCTCCGTCGCCACGCCCGGCACCTTCGTCCGGAAGAAGGACGCCGAGCAGGCCGCCGCGCAGATCGCGCTCGACAAG CTTGGTATTCAGCCCATAGCAAATATTCCCAGTACACCAGAAGAAGCTTGGAATGAACTGATCACTCGCATATCTGGTTTCTTCATAGACGAG AACTTCCTATCATCTACCCATCCTCTTGTTGGCCACTTGAGTGTGACTCTCAGGAGAACCGGAGACCTCATTGGGAGGGTACCTTTGTCGGCTATTGCTGCATGTGATGTGAAGGTCAATACATTGTGTAAAGTGATTGACCCTAAGGCAGAATTTGATCCTCTCTTGATCTTGTCTTTAGTTTACAATGCTGCAAAACAATCTCCTGGAGTCTCGGTCAGTGATAGCAACTTCTGGATTCAGAGTCAAAAGCCCTATTCTCCAGAGGCTGTTGACTTGGCACTTAAGCGTTGGTCTGGTACATCAGACCCCGTAGAAGTAGAAGCGATTCTTGTTCCCTGTGTGTTGGAGGATGAACTGAAGATAGTAAGAATTAATCTACGAGACAATGAACATTATATGAGTTATGTCGCAGAAAAGCTCACAGCGAGTGATTCCTCTCATGTTCTTGTATCAAG AACAATTGGAAAAGCATCTTCCGAGATAAGGCTGTATTTTGCAGCCCCAGATGTACATTTTGTTTCTGATCTATCAAAAAATGTGCTTGCTTGTCATGGGGATGGTGACATCAACTGCCAAGTAAATAAGCGAGCCTCCTATATTTCGGGTCAAACAATTTATGGAGATGCGCTTTTGGCGAATATTGGATACACAAGGAGAGATTCAGAACTTCACACTGAAGATGTCAATCTATGTACCTATTACAG GATACTTCTGGGAAAGTTACCTGATGGAAATTGTAAGATGTCTAGGGACGCGATTCTTGCCGCAGAGCTTCCATCTGTGTACTCTCGTTTCAGTTGGAAAGGCCTCTCTCCACGGGATCTCCTTTGTTCATTCTGTCGCAATCAGAGGTTATCAGAGCCCCTTTTTGCTGTCAGTAGGGTCTCCTGTGATATGTTAACATCAGCTGTGAGCTCTGAAGAAAGAGGAGCACCAGCAAAGAGTGTAGAAAATCAGTTCAATGATGTTAGAACCGACAAGGAAAACTCAGATAGTTTCAAATGTGAAGTGAAAATATGTTCACGAAAGCAGGAGATTTTACTAGAATATTCTGCATCTGACACTTGGAGCAAGGAATCTGATGCTATTCAGAATTCTGCATTGAAGGTCTTGATTTGGTTCAACAATTATTTCAAGCAAATAAACACAAAAAGGGACAAGCTATATCTTTCTGAGTGCACTGATGGTTTCAAGATACATCCTAATATTTTTCTGCAAGAATTTGTAATGTGCTTATCTGTTTATGGCAATACTGGATGCAATGATTCAGGAATGTGCAGTGCAGTTGGGCCATTTTCTATGGATACACTAAAGAAACATTTTGAAAGCACCACAACTTTAACACACATCGAGGGTCCAGATTCTGGTGTATTCCCATCCCATGGATCATTGACTTGCATAAGTTATACTGCTTCCCTTGTGATGAAGGATAAAGCAAAAAAGTATTTGTTGGAAAGCCACAATGAGTTTGAGTTTGAGATAGGGACGGGTGCTGTTGGTAATCAACTTGAATCATGTGTAACTCAGCTATCAGTCAATCAATCTGCATGTTTTGTAGCTGAACTGCCTCCTAGGGATTTGATCCTGGCTGCAGCCTCTGAATTCTCACATGACCTTTCCAATGTATCTAGAG AGAGCTGCTTCCTGGAGTTCTCTGTAAAGGTTTTGCAGGTAACTGAACCGTTAGAAGATAGAATGGAGAAAGCCTTGTTCAGTCCTCCATTATCCAAACAAAGAGTTGAATTTGCTGTGCAGCACATCAACGAGCTGCATGCTACCACACTT GTTGATTTTGGTTGTGGATCTGGCAGCCTTCTTGATTCACTGTTAGAGCATCCAACCACACTGGAAAAGCTTGTCGGTGTCGATATTTCTCGAAAAGGCCTCACACGTGCAGCAAAG AGTCTTCATCAGAAGCTGAGCAAGAAATTGCTGGTGCAGACAACTGTTCCAATTGCTGTGCTCTACGACGGATCCATAACAGACTATGATTCTCGCTTATATGGGTTTGATATTGGCACATGTCTTGAG GTGATCGAGCACATGGAGGAGGACCAGGCAAGTTTATTTGGCAATGTCGTCTTGAGCTCATTCCGCCCGACGGTGCTCATTGTTTCCACACCCAACTACGAATACAACCCTATCCTCCAGAGGTCAGCTATGCCCAACAAGGACGACGAGGCGGACGAAAACGCTGGCCCCTGCAAGTTCCGGAACCACGACCACAAGTTCGAGTGGACCAGGGCGCAGTTCCAGTGCTGGGCTACTGACCTCGCGGTGAAGCATAACTACAGTGTGGAGTTCTGTGGCGTCGGCGGCTCAGGTGAGGAACCTGGCTACGCTTCCCAGATTGCTGTTTTCAGAAGAATGGCGCGCGATCTGGAAACAATGTGTCTGAATACAGATCAGGATCAGCCTTATGAGCTTCTCTGGGAATGGCCAAACGCGTCGATACCCGTCTAA